The following coding sequences lie in one Capsicum annuum cultivar UCD-10X-F1 chromosome 5, UCD10Xv1.1, whole genome shotgun sequence genomic window:
- the LOC107870748 gene encoding ribosomal lysine N-methyltransferase 3 isoform X2 has protein sequence MVSRKLRAFKNWMKWQCVECSEALELVVSTNSWVRALCDLDDGDLVAIIPKESCLTVKASGARQMVEEAELEGILALGVAIMYERSLGPLSPWFGYLQLLPYAEPIPLLWSPSEIDSLLVGTELHKIVKDDKELILEDWKECIEPLLTSVSLQLKVEHFGVKDYLAAKSLIASRSFEIDDYYGCGMVPLADLFNHKTSDEDVHFTSSYSKLNNDADNGNYGNDNIGPTKKISHLGGECFRGSDLESSHSDLDDDAHSGKHENENNEPTKAYSRDESISESYSEFSSVSGDALTTLEMIMVKKVKAGAEVFNTYGSLGNAALLHRYGFAEPDNQYDIVNLDLELVLQWSSSQFSHRYSRRRLSLWRKLDYSGCVSQNSEYFEISFDGEPQVELLVLLYIILLPEEVYTELDLAVSITSGFEKSEGFKLSKNGNILFGKGFESSNSMLLTDGVCGALSALADTRESLYGSNRLEEDIKTLNCCCQVKEPKMYYSLVLRISERRILEKLRCYASTSAIMRTKVGWGVGVGKARKRAKIE, from the exons ATGGTATCCAG GAAACTGAGAGCATTCAAGAATTGGATGAAGTGGCAATGTGTAGAGTGTAGCGAGGCGCTGGAGCTGGTAGTATCGACCAACTCTTGGGTAAGAGCTTTGTGCGATCTGGATGATGGTGATTTGGTGGCAATTATTCCGAAGGAGAGTTGCTTGACGGTAAAGGCTTCAGGTGCGCGGCAAATGGTCGAGGAAGCGGAGCTTGAAGGAATCTTAGCTCTAGGAGTTGCTATTATGTATGAGCGGAGCCTCGGTCCGCTATCTCCTTGGTTTGGTTATCTCCAGTTGCTTCCTTATGCTGAACCTATCCCTTTATTGTGGTCCCCATCTGAAATCGACTCTCTTCTCGTTGGAACTGAGCTTCACAAG ATAGTTAAAGACGACAAGGAACTTATCCTCGAAGATTGGAAGGAGTGTATTGAGCCTCTCTTAACTTCAGTTTCCTTACAACTTAAAGTAGAACATTTTGGTGTTAAGGACTATCTTGCTGCAAAAAGTCTAATTGCCTCACGATCTTTTGAGATAGATGATTACTATGGATGCGGAATGGTTCCCTTGGCGGATCT GTTTAATCACAAAACTAGTGATGAGGATGTACACTTCACATCTTCCtattctaaattgaataatgatgcTGACAATGGAAATTATGGAAATGATAACATTGGACCAACCAAGAAAATCTCTCATTTAGGAGGTGAATGCTTCCGTGGGAGTGACTTGGAGTCTTCTCATTCTGATTTGGATGATGATGCTCACAGCGGCAAGCATGAAAATGAAAACAATGAACCAACCAAAGCTTATTCAAGGGATGAATCTATTAGTGAGAGTTACTCGGAGTTTTCTTCAGTTTCTGGTGATGCTCTTACAACTTTAGAAATGATCATGGTGAAAAAGGTCAAAGCTGGGGCTGAG GTATTCAATACGTATGGGTCTTTAGGTAATGCTGCTCTGTTACACAGGTATGGATTTGCCGAGCCTGATAACCAGTATGACATTGTGAACCTTGATCTGGAGCTTGTACTTCAGTGGAGTTCATCCCAGTTTTCACATCGCTACAGTAGGAGGAGGTTATCACTATGGAGAAAATTAGATTATTCTGGATGCGTTAGCCAAAATTCCGaatattttgaaatttcattTGATGGAGAGCCGCAAGTTGAGCTGTTGGTTTTGCTTTACATAATATTATTGCCAGAGGAAGTATATACAGAACTCGATCTTGCAGTATCTATTACCAGTGGTTTTGAAAAGTCTGAAGGCTTCAAATTATCGAAGAACGGtaatattttatttggaaaaGGTTTTGAGTCAAGCAACAGTATGTTGCTGACAGATGGAGTTTGTGGGGCTCTATCGGCTCTAGCAGATACTCGGGAAAGCTTATATGGTTCAAACCGTCTAGAAGAAGATATCAAAACTTTGAACTGTTGCTGTCAGGTGAAAGAACCTAAGATGTATTATTCATTGGTGTTGCGCATCAGTGAGAGAAGGATCCttgagaagctaaggtgttatgCCTCGACTAGTGCTATAATGCGGACAAaagtggggtggggggtgggggtgggtaaAGCTAGAAAAAGAGCAAAGATTGAATGA
- the LOC107870748 gene encoding ribosomal lysine N-methyltransferase 3 isoform X1: protein MVSSRKLRAFKNWMKWQCVECSEALELVVSTNSWVRALCDLDDGDLVAIIPKESCLTVKASGARQMVEEAELEGILALGVAIMYERSLGPLSPWFGYLQLLPYAEPIPLLWSPSEIDSLLVGTELHKIVKDDKELILEDWKECIEPLLTSVSLQLKVEHFGVKDYLAAKSLIASRSFEIDDYYGCGMVPLADLFNHKTSDEDVHFTSSYSKLNNDADNGNYGNDNIGPTKKISHLGGECFRGSDLESSHSDLDDDAHSGKHENENNEPTKAYSRDESISESYSEFSSVSGDALTTLEMIMVKKVKAGAEVFNTYGSLGNAALLHRYGFAEPDNQYDIVNLDLELVLQWSSSQFSHRYSRRRLSLWRKLDYSGCVSQNSEYFEISFDGEPQVELLVLLYIILLPEEVYTELDLAVSITSGFEKSEGFKLSKNGNILFGKGFESSNSMLLTDGVCGALSALADTRESLYGSNRLEEDIKTLNCCCQVKEPKMYYSLVLRISERRILEKLRCYASTSAIMRTKVGWGVGVGKARKRAKIE, encoded by the exons ATGGTATCCAG TAGGAAACTGAGAGCATTCAAGAATTGGATGAAGTGGCAATGTGTAGAGTGTAGCGAGGCGCTGGAGCTGGTAGTATCGACCAACTCTTGGGTAAGAGCTTTGTGCGATCTGGATGATGGTGATTTGGTGGCAATTATTCCGAAGGAGAGTTGCTTGACGGTAAAGGCTTCAGGTGCGCGGCAAATGGTCGAGGAAGCGGAGCTTGAAGGAATCTTAGCTCTAGGAGTTGCTATTATGTATGAGCGGAGCCTCGGTCCGCTATCTCCTTGGTTTGGTTATCTCCAGTTGCTTCCTTATGCTGAACCTATCCCTTTATTGTGGTCCCCATCTGAAATCGACTCTCTTCTCGTTGGAACTGAGCTTCACAAG ATAGTTAAAGACGACAAGGAACTTATCCTCGAAGATTGGAAGGAGTGTATTGAGCCTCTCTTAACTTCAGTTTCCTTACAACTTAAAGTAGAACATTTTGGTGTTAAGGACTATCTTGCTGCAAAAAGTCTAATTGCCTCACGATCTTTTGAGATAGATGATTACTATGGATGCGGAATGGTTCCCTTGGCGGATCT GTTTAATCACAAAACTAGTGATGAGGATGTACACTTCACATCTTCCtattctaaattgaataatgatgcTGACAATGGAAATTATGGAAATGATAACATTGGACCAACCAAGAAAATCTCTCATTTAGGAGGTGAATGCTTCCGTGGGAGTGACTTGGAGTCTTCTCATTCTGATTTGGATGATGATGCTCACAGCGGCAAGCATGAAAATGAAAACAATGAACCAACCAAAGCTTATTCAAGGGATGAATCTATTAGTGAGAGTTACTCGGAGTTTTCTTCAGTTTCTGGTGATGCTCTTACAACTTTAGAAATGATCATGGTGAAAAAGGTCAAAGCTGGGGCTGAG GTATTCAATACGTATGGGTCTTTAGGTAATGCTGCTCTGTTACACAGGTATGGATTTGCCGAGCCTGATAACCAGTATGACATTGTGAACCTTGATCTGGAGCTTGTACTTCAGTGGAGTTCATCCCAGTTTTCACATCGCTACAGTAGGAGGAGGTTATCACTATGGAGAAAATTAGATTATTCTGGATGCGTTAGCCAAAATTCCGaatattttgaaatttcattTGATGGAGAGCCGCAAGTTGAGCTGTTGGTTTTGCTTTACATAATATTATTGCCAGAGGAAGTATATACAGAACTCGATCTTGCAGTATCTATTACCAGTGGTTTTGAAAAGTCTGAAGGCTTCAAATTATCGAAGAACGGtaatattttatttggaaaaGGTTTTGAGTCAAGCAACAGTATGTTGCTGACAGATGGAGTTTGTGGGGCTCTATCGGCTCTAGCAGATACTCGGGAAAGCTTATATGGTTCAAACCGTCTAGAAGAAGATATCAAAACTTTGAACTGTTGCTGTCAGGTGAAAGAACCTAAGATGTATTATTCATTGGTGTTGCGCATCAGTGAGAGAAGGATCCttgagaagctaaggtgttatgCCTCGACTAGTGCTATAATGCGGACAAaagtggggtggggggtgggggtgggtaaAGCTAGAAAAAGAGCAAAGATTGAATGA
- the LOC107870748 gene encoding uncharacterized protein LOC107870748 isoform X3: MSGASVRYLLGLVISSCFLMLNLSLYCGPHLKSTLFSLELSFTRQIVKDDKELILEDWKECIEPLLTSVSLQLKVEHFGVKDYLAAKSLIASRSFEIDDYYGCGMVPLADLFNHKTSDEDVHFTSSYSKLNNDADNGNYGNDNIGPTKKISHLGGECFRGSDLESSHSDLDDDAHSGKHENENNEPTKAYSRDESISESYSEFSSVSGDALTTLEMIMVKKVKAGAEVFNTYGSLGNAALLHRYGFAEPDNQYDIVNLDLELVLQWSSSQFSHRYSRRRLSLWRKLDYSGCVSQNSEYFEISFDGEPQVELLVLLYIILLPEEVYTELDLAVSITSGFEKSEGFKLSKNGNILFGKGFESSNSMLLTDGVCGALSALADTRESLYGSNRLEEDIKTLNCCCQVKEPKMYYSLVLRISERRILEKLRCYASTSAIMRTKVGWGVGVGKARKRAKIE; this comes from the exons ATGAGCGGAGCCTCGGTCCGCTATCTCCTTGGTTTGGTTATCTCCAGTTGCTTCCTTATGCTGAACCTATCCCTTTATTGTGGTCCCCATCTGAAATCGACTCTCTTCTCGTTGGAACTGAGCTTCACAAG GCAGATAGTTAAAGACGACAAGGAACTTATCCTCGAAGATTGGAAGGAGTGTATTGAGCCTCTCTTAACTTCAGTTTCCTTACAACTTAAAGTAGAACATTTTGGTGTTAAGGACTATCTTGCTGCAAAAAGTCTAATTGCCTCACGATCTTTTGAGATAGATGATTACTATGGATGCGGAATGGTTCCCTTGGCGGATCT GTTTAATCACAAAACTAGTGATGAGGATGTACACTTCACATCTTCCtattctaaattgaataatgatgcTGACAATGGAAATTATGGAAATGATAACATTGGACCAACCAAGAAAATCTCTCATTTAGGAGGTGAATGCTTCCGTGGGAGTGACTTGGAGTCTTCTCATTCTGATTTGGATGATGATGCTCACAGCGGCAAGCATGAAAATGAAAACAATGAACCAACCAAAGCTTATTCAAGGGATGAATCTATTAGTGAGAGTTACTCGGAGTTTTCTTCAGTTTCTGGTGATGCTCTTACAACTTTAGAAATGATCATGGTGAAAAAGGTCAAAGCTGGGGCTGAG GTATTCAATACGTATGGGTCTTTAGGTAATGCTGCTCTGTTACACAGGTATGGATTTGCCGAGCCTGATAACCAGTATGACATTGTGAACCTTGATCTGGAGCTTGTACTTCAGTGGAGTTCATCCCAGTTTTCACATCGCTACAGTAGGAGGAGGTTATCACTATGGAGAAAATTAGATTATTCTGGATGCGTTAGCCAAAATTCCGaatattttgaaatttcattTGATGGAGAGCCGCAAGTTGAGCTGTTGGTTTTGCTTTACATAATATTATTGCCAGAGGAAGTATATACAGAACTCGATCTTGCAGTATCTATTACCAGTGGTTTTGAAAAGTCTGAAGGCTTCAAATTATCGAAGAACGGtaatattttatttggaaaaGGTTTTGAGTCAAGCAACAGTATGTTGCTGACAGATGGAGTTTGTGGGGCTCTATCGGCTCTAGCAGATACTCGGGAAAGCTTATATGGTTCAAACCGTCTAGAAGAAGATATCAAAACTTTGAACTGTTGCTGTCAGGTGAAAGAACCTAAGATGTATTATTCATTGGTGTTGCGCATCAGTGAGAGAAGGATCCttgagaagctaaggtgttatgCCTCGACTAGTGCTATAATGCGGACAAaagtggggtggggggtgggggtgggtaaAGCTAGAAAAAGAGCAAAGATTGAATGA